The genomic region TGCATTGCTTCTTATTTGGCACACGAAACAAATTGTGCCAACATCAATTTGCTGCACCTGAGTTCTCGCAAAGCGATGGAAGCAGCTTTAACTATGCAGGTGGCTTTTCCTCACATCAACTTTCGCCGGGAAGTAACCGTCGGGCATTTGCTTTTAGATGTGGATACTCCCAATGGCACCTGGGCAAAGGTGAATCCGCCGATTCGTCCCCGCGCTGATGTAGAATTCTTATGGCAAGCAGTGCTGAATCGCCAGGTTGATTGGATTGTCAGCGATCACGCTTGTTGTTCGGCAGAACAAAAAAGAAGTGCTTTAGAACCGAATAATATTTGGCTAGCAAAATCTGGATTTGGTGGTACAGAATACTTGCTTTCGGGTGTCTTCAGCGAAGGTAGCAAGCGCGGTATGAGTTACAATCACATGGCAGAATTATTGTCTTGGAATCCTGCCCAGCGCTTTGGACTTTTTGAGAAAGGCGATATTGCTGTTGGCTATGATGCTGACTTGGTGCTTTTAGATCCAAATGAAAGCTTTGTGGTGCGTGCTAGTGAATCTCAGTCTCAACAAGGATATACACCTTTTGAAGGTGCTGAGTTAACTGGTAGAGTCAAGCATACATTTTTGCGCGGTCATTTAATCTACGACAAAACAGAGGTAGTTGGTTCACCAATTGGACAGTATTTGAAAAGAAATATCCGCAGGGTATAAATTTAAGTCTAGGTAATAACCGTTTTGGGATAATCTTCATAATTAGCGATCGCTTGCAGGCATCCATCATCTACATGGCTACAGAATTTTTACTCAGTAATTACAATCCGTAGCGATGATGGGTTATTGAGTCTATATAGATATATTTGCTCCGGAAATTCCAGGCTAAGGATTTATGGAAATATTAAGATATGTGAGTCAATGTTGCACTAAATTACATACGTCGTGATTGTATCCCTAGTTGATCTATTAAACTTTTCAACACTAAGGACAAGATTATGCCGTTTTTGCTGATTCGAGGGACTTTTGAACCAACCAGCGGGGTTCCTGATGGAGATTCAGTTCGGTTTCAGGCAGAGAATGATACATTGTTTGATAAGTTAGAAGGGCGAATTGAATTCAAGAGTGGTGGACAAGTTCAGCTACGCTACGAAGGTATCGATGCTCTTGAAAAAGCAGCGATTCAACCCTTTTCCTCAAACGCGACTAAACGGAATATCGAGTTACTTGGGGGTGAGCAATCCGGATTACCTGGATATATTTTATCCAGCCATGCTGATGGCAATGGGCGCCCTGTTTGCTTTGTCTTTACTGGCGCTCCACCAGATTGGGACAATACGGCAAGAGGGGATGAACTTCAAGCTGACTTGCTGCGTCAAAGTGTCAACTACAAGTTGCTCCAAGAGGGTTATGTCTACCCGATGTTTTATGAAACTCTTTATAAAGAGTTGCGCGATGAGATGGTGGCTGCAACTAAGGAAGCACGAGCAGCAAATCGAGAAACTTGGGCTGGTGATCGCTCAACGGAAGGATTTGAAGTAAATATCCCTCCCGATCTCTCAGCGTTACCACCGATATTTCCAAAACTGTGGCGGCGGCTGCAATCGTTTTATCAA from Chlorogloeopsis sp. ULAP01 harbors:
- a CDS encoding thermonuclease family protein, with product MPFLLIRGTFEPTSGVPDGDSVRFQAENDTLFDKLEGRIEFKSGGQVQLRYEGIDALEKAAIQPFSSNATKRNIELLGGEQSGLPGYILSSHADGNGRPVCFVFTGAPPDWDNTARGDELQADLLRQSVNYKLLQEGYVYPMFYETLYKELRDEMVAATKEARAANRETWAGDRSTEGFEVNIPPDLSALPPIFPKLWRRLQSFYQRRSNRNKGIEAFVRELSRGKDRLFTIPDQRWIKFSTALEVDGNNIKMLYKPEEMVFESDVRLERLAASIATSSIFA